One stretch of Papaver somniferum cultivar HN1 unplaced genomic scaffold, ASM357369v1 unplaced-scaffold_154, whole genome shotgun sequence DNA includes these proteins:
- the LOC113336804 gene encoding uncharacterized protein LOC113336804, translated as MKRNNAFLVKEFSNRNRMVPICKEPNNFYNVNSFKHSGLANAKTVPIQAGNDSGFVASHCSQAYRYQVQSWLPTEGKGLLRTCSMNPQEPEISGNIFDKLEASYNLKGNLPVNILPVTYPSQSHTQAFSTHDDFPKTVTRKFSQGSSPTSMDFHPIQQTQLV; from the exons atgAAGAGGAACAACGCTTTCCTTGTCAAAGAGTTTTCAAATAGAAATCGGATGGTTCCGATCTGTAAAGAACCTAATAATTTCTACAACGTTAACTCCTTCAAACACTCTG GGTTAGCTAATGCAAAGACAGTTCCAATTCAAGCTGGAAATGATTCAG GTTTTGTTGCATCTCATTGTTCACAGGCATATAG GTATCAGGTCCAGTCGTGGTTGCCGACGGAAGGGAAGGGGTTGCTACGAACCTGTTCTATGAACCCACAGG AACCTGAAATCTCGGGAAACATTTTTGACAAACTGGAAGCGTCATACAACTTAAAG GGTAACTTGCCTGTCAATATATTACCAGTAACTTATCCGAGCCAAAGTCATACACAAGCCTTCAGCACACATGATGATTTTCCCAAGACTGTTACGAGGAAATTTAGTCAGGGATCATCTCCCACGAGCATGGATTTTCATCCCATTCAACAAACTCAGCTTGTTTGA